CACTACCAGTGATGCTCATCAATGGCTATTATGCGACGAATCCAATCACATATGGAGAAAGTGCCTATGGATATGCGAAAAATCATCAAACGATTATTTCATTAACAAGCCCGCGGTACTTAGACTTTGCAACTGAGAAGACAAGTTCTGAGATTCCTGGTGACTGGGATATGACGGTCGACGATGCCGTGCTTGATTTTGATACGGGCGTACTAACGGAAAAGTTTCAGATTGTTACCTCCGACCACCATCATTTTGAACTGGTCGTTAAATCAATGATTGCGTTGGATAATTCGCATCAACTATTCTTGAACTACGAACTGACTTCGCTTGATTATACGGGGACGTTGCGGTTCACGCGGCCGATTATTCATGATGTAACTGCGACGACGGCGGACGCGGACGATCCGCGAGTGGCGCAACGACAATCTGGGTTAACCAACCAATTTATACCAGCTGATCGTCAGCAGCAAATAGAGTGGCAGACGTTGGTAGCTTCAACACACCAACAAATAACGCAACGGGATTGGTTGACCAGCTTTCCGACAGGCTTTGAAGTATATGGCGATCATGCCGGTTTTCATGGCAGTGGTACCATCGAAGCACAGACAACGCTGAGCTGGTCGTTTACGCGTCAAATCAGTGAAATTAATCAAGCGCTGCCGGATAAGATAACGGGTTGGACCAACGATATTGTGGCTCGTAATCGGCAGATTTTAACGGACTTTTGGCAACAGTCGCAAGTGCAAATTAGTGATAAAAAGTTACAAACTGGGATTCAATATAACTTGTTCCAGTTATTTCAATCAGCTGGTCGTAACGGGTTAACGAACATTGCAGCTAAAGGGATTACTGGACCGGGCTATGAGGGCCATTATTTCTGGGATACCGAGATGTATATGTTACCGTTCTTCATTTATACGCAGCCACAAATTGCCAAGCAACTGTTACATTATCGGTTTAGTATCTTGCCGCAAGCTCGAGAGCGGGCGCGGAGCTTGGGTGTGACACGGGGCGCATTGTACGCATGGCGAACGATTAATGGTGAAGAAGCAAGTGCCTATTTTCCTGCTGGCACTGCGCAATATCACATCAATGCGGACATTGCGCATACGGTTAAGTTATATTTTGATGTCACTAATGATCAGAACTTCTTGCGAGAACAAGGTGCAGCAGTTGTCCTGGAAACCGCACGTTTCTGGTTGCAGTTTGGTAGCTGGCAACAGCGTGATGGCCGGTCGCAATTCTGCTTATACAAGGTGACGGGGCCGGATGAATATACCGCCTTGGTAGATAATAATTACTACACGAATCGGATGGCTAAGGAAAATATGGCTTTTGCAGCTTGGTTACTTGAAAATCATTATATTGACGGCGATGCTGATGAGCAAGCACAGTTCACAAAGGCAAGTACGAACATGTACCTACCGTATGATCAAGAACAACAAGTCACTGCACAAGATGATAATTCACCAAAGATGCCGGTATGGCCTTTTGCGACGACGGCGGCAACGCAATATCCATTGTTGTTACATTATCACCCGCTCATGATTTATCGTCACCGGGTCAACAAGCAGGCAGATACGTTATTAGCGGAAATGTTGTTTCCAGAAGATCAATCACTGGAACAATTGCGGCGAGATTACGAGTACTATGAACCAATTACGACGCATGATTCCTCTTTATCACGATCGATTTTCAGTATTTTGGCGAGCCGACTAGGTGATCATGATAAGGCGTTCAGTTATTATATGGATACATCGTTAATGGATTTGGTTGATCTACAAGGCAATGCCAAAGATGGGCTTCATGAAGCAAATCTGGGCGGCAGTTGGTTGGGATTAACGTATGGATTTGCTGGGATGTATGTCGCTGACGGTAAGTTACACATTACCAATCATTTACCAACTCAGATAACGCATCTTAGTTATCGGTTGCGTTTTCGTGGTCGAGTGCTAGAAGTTCAACTATATCAAGATAAAACGCAAGTTAAGCTTGTCACTGGCTTACCGTTAGTAGTGGTAGTGGCTGGAAAAGAATATGATGTATTGCAAGGTGCCCGTAGCGAATGATGAAGGATTATAGCGAATTGACCAGATGGAAGTATGACAAAAAAATATTCACATGCGGTTGACACCGCTTACAATTGTTGCTAGTATAAATAACATAAATTAAAGCGTGTTACTGATTCGATCAGGCATAAACCTACTCATATCTGTATTCACAGTCTCTTCAGTGAGATGTGATACTCTTTAAGTAGGTTTTTTGTTTGAAAATCCAGGAGGCGTGAGTGGTGAAATTTCTAAAGAACTTCAATAATAATGCCGCTTTAGTGGTGGACGATCAGGATGTTGAATGGATTGTAATTGGTAATGGCGTAGGTTTTGGTAAGCATCAGGGTGATCAGATTGATGATCAGAAAATTCAGCGGCGTTTTGTGGCAACTTTGAAACAGAATGTTGATATTGACGCTTTTCAAGATTTAAAACCCCAATCGTTTGTGATTACAACAAAGGTGGTTCACCTAGTGGAGCCGCTGTTGAAGGTCAGTTTTAGTGATTATCAGTACTTTGTGCTTGCAGACCACATTGACTTTGCGTTGAAGCGAGCCAATGATGGAATCGATGTCGATAACGGCACAGTCCGTTGGGAAGTTAAAAAATTGTTTCCTAAGGAGTTTCACGCAGCCAGTCAAGCGGTCGATTTAATTAATGTGACGGCGGACGTGATCCTTCCTAAAAGTGAAGTGGTTTTTATGACTTATCATTTCATCAATGCTGGTTCAGATGGTTCCAAGTTGCAGGAAACGATTAAAATCACGAAATTGATCAGTGGCATCATTGATATCGTGCAATATCAATACCAGATGCATCTGGACCCAGAGTCCTTCAATTACAATCGTTTCATTGCGCATTTACGTGCGCTAATGGTGCAACGCGTTAGCCGCAGTAATGGAACTGGCAGTGAATTAGATCAGTCATTACTGCAGTTGATGCAAGTAAAATATGCGCATGCCTATGCAACAGTGGAACGGATCGATACATTTTTACAAAGTAAGGCTGGCTGGCGACTAGAGCCGGATGACAAAGTCTATTTGACCCTTCACATCTGGCGCGTCACCCACCGACAAAAAAGTGAATAAATAAGATTATTAACGGTGTGTTACTGGTTATGCAGGCATTAACCCAAATATCTTTTCTTGAGAGCAGCAGTCACTAGGGCCCTAGTGGCGTGGTTTGAAGAAAGGACATTTGGGTTTTTGTTTACTCAAATTGCAATTATTGATTTATAGATAAATGAGGAGGAACAATGATGGCTTATGAAGATTTAAGTAAAAAGATTATCGCCGGAGTTGGCGGTAAGGATAATGTTAAGAGCGTGGTTCACTGCACAACCCGGTTGCGGTTTAAGCTCAAAGATGAAAACGCTACCCATACTGATGAATTAAAAGATACAGATGGTGTTATTACAGTTGTTCAGTCCGGTGGTCAGTACCAAGTAGTCATTGGAAATGAAGTTGCAGACGTTTATGAAACGCTCATTCGCGTCGGTGGTTTTGCCGATGGTGGTAGTGTACCTGATGATTATGAAGACGGGGAAAAGATGAGTATCTTTGACCGGTTCATCGATTTGATTTCTGGTATTTTTACGCCGATGTTAGGTGTTTTATGTGCGGCTGGGATGATCAAAGGGTTCGTTGCGATGTTTGTCGCGTTCAATTGGTTGTCAGAGAATTCAGGAACATACAAGATTCTCTACTCGATCGGTGATGGTTTCTTCTATTTCCTACCAATTGTTTTGGGATTGACAGCAGCCAAAAAGTTTCATGTTGATCAATTTGTCGGAATGGCGATTGGGATGGCGCTTTGCTATCCAAGTATTGTCGCTTTGAACAGCAGTAAGACAGTATTAAGCACGTTGTTCAGTGGTAGTATCTTTGAATCACAGATTCACGCGACTTTCTTAGGTATTCCGGTTGTGATGATGAGCTATACTTCTTCAGTAATTCCAATTATCTTGGCCGTTTGGTTTGCATCTAAAGTTCAGGCATTTGCAAAACGAATCGTGCCAACGGTAGTTAAGACGTTCTTAGTCCCATTTATTACGTTATTAATTGCAGTGCCGATTACCTTTTTAATTATTGGACCAGTTGCAAGTTGGTTAAGTGATGGTATTTCAACAGTATGTGTTGCAATCTATAACTTCAGTCCGATCGTTGCTGGGCTTGTGATGGGTGCTTTCTGGCAAGTTTTCGTTATCTTTGGTGTTCACTGGGGGTTCGTAGCTGTTATGATGGCCAACCTAGCCTCACAAGGCTTTGACCCTATTTTAGGATTATCATTAGCCGCTTCGTTTGCCCAAACTGGAGTTGTATTAGGCATTCTATTACAAACGAAAAATCAAAAGACACGCGGTATTGCTTTACCAGCCTTTATCTCCGGTATTTTCGGTGTTACGGAGCCTGCCATTTATGGGTTAACATTGCCACGTAAGCGCCCATTTATTCTGAGTTGTGTGGCCGCTTCAATTGGTGGCGGTATTATTGGTTTTGCAGGTACAAAAATGTATATGATGGGCGGTATGGGATTATTCTCAATCCCAGCTGCGATTAATTCTAAAACTGGGGTAGACGGCTCTGTATATGGCTTAATTATTGCGATGGCCATTGCTGCAGTCCTTGGTTTTGCCCTACAAATGTTATTTGGTTACAAGAGTGTTGATAGTAATGACAAGCAAACTAAGGTCGTAGAAACTGCGGCAACGGCTGATCCAGTCATGGCCGGTGGTGTTTCAGTAGAAACGACACCAACTGGTGCAGCAACTAAAGTAGAACCAAACGTCACTTACAATGTGGCCACTAAGTTAAGTAGCCCCGAAACGGGCCAAATCATCCCACTAAGTGAAGTTAAGGATGAGGTCTTCTCATCAGGTGCAATGGGCAAAGGTGTTGCAATCGAACCAACTGATGGTGTCTTATACGCTCCAGCTGACGGCGAAGTAGCACTCGTGTTCCCAACTGGACATGCCGTTGGTTTAAACACAACAGATGGTGCTGAAATCTTGATGCATATTGGAATGGATACTGTCGAATTAGAGGGCAAAGGTT
This Lactiplantibacillus plantarum DNA region includes the following protein-coding sequences:
- a CDS encoding glycoside hydrolase family 65 protein, yielding MQIDKLTLKDVATTNRQYLETIFALGDGHMGVRDSVPFTGNQQATLPVMLINGYYATNPITYGESAYGYAKNHQTIISLTSPRYLDFATEKTSSEIPGDWDMTVDDAVLDFDTGVLTEKFQIVTSDHHHFELVVKSMIALDNSHQLFLNYELTSLDYTGTLRFTRPIIHDVTATTADADDPRVAQRQSGLTNQFIPADRQQQIEWQTLVASTHQQITQRDWLTSFPTGFEVYGDHAGFHGSGTIEAQTTLSWSFTRQISEINQALPDKITGWTNDIVARNRQILTDFWQQSQVQISDKKLQTGIQYNLFQLFQSAGRNGLTNIAAKGITGPGYEGHYFWDTEMYMLPFFIYTQPQIAKQLLHYRFSILPQARERARSLGVTRGALYAWRTINGEEASAYFPAGTAQYHINADIAHTVKLYFDVTNDQNFLREQGAAVVLETARFWLQFGSWQQRDGRSQFCLYKVTGPDEYTALVDNNYYTNRMAKENMAFAAWLLENHYIDGDADEQAQFTKASTNMYLPYDQEQQVTAQDDNSPKMPVWPFATTAATQYPLLLHYHPLMIYRHRVNKQADTLLAEMLFPEDQSLEQLRRDYEYYEPITTHDSSLSRSIFSILASRLGDHDKAFSYYMDTSLMDLVDLQGNAKDGLHEANLGGSWLGLTYGFAGMYVADGKLHITNHLPTQITHLSYRLRFRGRVLEVQLYQDKTQVKLVTGLPLVVVVAGKEYDVLQGARSE
- a CDS encoding PRD domain-containing protein; translation: MKFLKNFNNNAALVVDDQDVEWIVIGNGVGFGKHQGDQIDDQKIQRRFVATLKQNVDIDAFQDLKPQSFVITTKVVHLVEPLLKVSFSDYQYFVLADHIDFALKRANDGIDVDNGTVRWEVKKLFPKEFHAASQAVDLINVTADVILPKSEVVFMTYHFINAGSDGSKLQETIKITKLISGIIDIVQYQYQMHLDPESFNYNRFIAHLRALMVQRVSRSNGTGSELDQSLLQLMQVKYAHAYATVERIDTFLQSKAGWRLEPDDKVYLTLHIWRVTHRQKSE
- a CDS encoding beta-glucoside-specific PTS transporter subunit IIABC, with amino-acid sequence MAYEDLSKKIIAGVGGKDNVKSVVHCTTRLRFKLKDENATHTDELKDTDGVITVVQSGGQYQVVIGNEVADVYETLIRVGGFADGGSVPDDYEDGEKMSIFDRFIDLISGIFTPMLGVLCAAGMIKGFVAMFVAFNWLSENSGTYKILYSIGDGFFYFLPIVLGLTAAKKFHVDQFVGMAIGMALCYPSIVALNSSKTVLSTLFSGSIFESQIHATFLGIPVVMMSYTSSVIPIILAVWFASKVQAFAKRIVPTVVKTFLVPFITLLIAVPITFLIIGPVASWLSDGISTVCVAIYNFSPIVAGLVMGAFWQVFVIFGVHWGFVAVMMANLASQGFDPILGLSLAASFAQTGVVLGILLQTKNQKTRGIALPAFISGIFGVTEPAIYGLTLPRKRPFILSCVAASIGGGIIGFAGTKMYMMGGMGLFSIPAAINSKTGVDGSVYGLIIAMAIAAVLGFALQMLFGYKSVDSNDKQTKVVETAATADPVMAGGVSVETTPTGAATKVEPNVTYNVATKLSSPETGQIIPLSEVKDEVFSSGAMGKGVAIEPTDGVLYAPADGEVALVFPTGHAVGLNTTDGAEILMHIGMDTVELEGKGFETLVQKGETVKAGQPLVKFDIEAIKAAGYPVTTPMVVTNSKNYHDVKLAFPAATEVNATEPLLQLN